One window from the genome of Salmo salar chromosome ssa25, Ssal_v3.1, whole genome shotgun sequence encodes:
- the il-1rl gene encoding interleukin-1 receptor-like protein isoform X2 translates to MTSGVEVRGEVLWFLPTHTSHNGHYTCESKYPNGSWEMKFVLSVDPGPCPVPAENRTVSQGMSEVVFCRQQDVLGLDPTAHIRWFKDCSPVDKHGETIIEEDGPKRLRLVNATESHAGVYTCLVEFSLQGGNYTATHSTQLKVNKEKVPLKPQVTYPRKETVTVEPGSRVELVCSAFLGVGEGTESESFMFWTVDGRHTDHIEQLNVTKTTILPRSSGVYGRSTLSIYEVRPEFLNVTISCIALNALGQDVGFLWLQPANHSGFYTCLCLCLAFSMVILGVAMCCLFKVDLVLAYRRLRPLVSKKRAPDGKLYDAYVSYVHGDGLSRAEMFALQVLPEVLERRYGYTLFVSGRDDLPGEAIHDVTSETMRRSRRLIIILSAQSVSPLHPKMDPEDQLPLHQSPQDSPSYDQQIGLYDALIQNGLRVVLVEIDGKVDYTSLPKSLHYIRRKQGALRWRRPSSGKSSSTAHPNGHFWKCLRYHMPFKPKGDLKPQLTPGINCSIELY, encoded by the exons ATGACCTCTGGGGTGGAGGTCAGAGGGGAGGTTCTGTGGTTTCTACCTACCCACACCTCCCATAACGGACACTACACTTGTGAGAGCAA GTACCCCAATGGATCGTGGGAGATGAAGTTTGTGTTGTCTGTGGACCCTGGGCCCTGTCCTGTCCCAGCTGAGAACAGGACTGTATCCCAGGGGATGAGTGAAGTGGTGTTCTGCAGACAGCAGGATGTCCTCGGTCTAGACCCCACAGCACACATCCGATGGTTCAAG GACTGTAGTCCTGTCGACAAGCATGGAGAGACAATAATTGAAGAAGATGGTCCGAAGAGGCTCCGGTTGGTCAATGCTACTGAGAGCCATGCTGGAGTTTATACCTGCCTGGTAGAGTTCTCTCTGCAGGGGGGAAACTACACCGCTACCCACAGCACTCAGCTCAAAGTCAACAAAG AAAAAGTCCCGTTGAAACCCCAAGTAACCTATCCAAGGAAAGAAACCGTTACGGTTGAACCAG GCTCAAGAGTAGAGCTGGTGTGTTCAGCGTTTCTGGGGGTCGGTGAAGGTACAGAGTCAGAGAGCTTTATGTTCTGGACGGTAGATGGAAGACATACTGACCACATAGAACAGCTCAACgtgacaaagacaacaat CCTTCCTAGGAGTAGTGGGGTCTATGGCCGGTCCACTCTGTCTATCTATGAGGTCCGTCCTGAGTTCCTCAACGTGACCATCAGCTGCATTGCCTTGAACGCCCTGGGTCAGGACGTAGGGTTTCTGTGGCTCCAACCAG CCAATCACAGTGGTTTCTACACATGTCTGTGTCTCTGCCTGGCCTTTTCTATGGTCATTCTTGGAGTAGCGATGTGCTGCCTCTTTAAAGTGGACCTGGTGCTGGCCTATAGGAGACTGCGCCCCCTAGTGTCCAAAAAGAGAG CACCAGATGGAAAGCTGTATGATGCCTATGTCAGTTATGTCCATGGTGATGGGTTATCCAGGGCAGAGATGTTTGCTCTGCAGGTTCTACCTGAGGTGTTGGAGAGACGATACGGATACACACTTTTTGTCAGTGGCCGGGATGACCTCCCTGgggaag CGATCCATGATGTCACCTCAGAGACAATGCGGAGAAGCAGACGACTCATCATCATCCTGTCAGCCCAGAGTGTATCCCCTCTACACCCCAAAATGGATCCTGAGGACCAGTTACCACTGCACCAGAGCCCGCAGGACAGCCCTAGCTACGACCAGCAGATTGGCCTGTACGACGCTTTGATCCAAAATGGCCTCCGGGTTGTCCTGGTGGAGATAGATGGCAAGGTGGACTACACTTCCCTGCCCAAGTCACTGCACTACATCAGGAGGAAGCAGGGAGCGCTTAGGTGGAGGAGGCCCAGCTCTGGAAAGAGCAGCTCCACTGCGCACCCTAATGGCCATTTCTGGAAGTGTCTGAGATACCACATGCCCTTCAAACCCAAAGGGGATCTGAAACCGCAGCTAACACCTGGGATAAACTGTAGTATAGAACTGTATTAG
- the il-1rl gene encoding interleukin-1 receptor-like protein isoform X1: MLGEFYIRFLSMTLLLHVSHGQEHQGAIEVHHISAGHFFQLKCSDYDDAEDQTTVTWSRGGNQTLNMTSGVEVRGEVLWFLPTHTSHNGHYTCESKYPNGSWEMKFVLSVDPGPCPVPAENRTVSQGMSEVVFCRQQDVLGLDPTAHIRWFKDCSPVDKHGETIIEEDGPKRLRLVNATESHAGVYTCLVEFSLQGGNYTATHSTQLKVNKEKVPLKPQVTYPRKETVTVEPGSRVELVCSAFLGVGEGTESESFMFWTVDGRHTDHIEQLNVTKTTILPRSSGVYGRSTLSIYEVRPEFLNVTISCIALNALGQDVGFLWLQPAMCCLFKVDLVLAYRRLRPLVSKKRAPDGKLYDAYVSYVHGDGLSRAEMFALQVLPEVLERRYGYTLFVSGRDDLPGEAIHDVTSETMRRSRRLIIILSAQSVSPLHPKMDPEDQLPLHQSPQDSPSYDQQIGLYDALIQNGLRVVLVEIDGKVDYTSLPKSLHYIRRKQGALRWRRPSSGKSSSTAHPNGHFWKCLRYHMPFKPKGDLKPQLTPGINCSIELY, encoded by the exons AACACCAGGGGGCCATAGAGGTCCACCACATCAGTGCAGGTCACTTCTTCCAGCTGAAGTGTAGTGATTATGATGACGCTGAGGACCAAACCACTGTGACCTGGAGTAGAGGGGGGAACCAGACCCTTAACATGACCTCTGGGGTGGAGGTCAGAGGGGAGGTTCTGTGGTTTCTACCTACCCACACCTCCCATAACGGACACTACACTTGTGAGAGCAA GTACCCCAATGGATCGTGGGAGATGAAGTTTGTGTTGTCTGTGGACCCTGGGCCCTGTCCTGTCCCAGCTGAGAACAGGACTGTATCCCAGGGGATGAGTGAAGTGGTGTTCTGCAGACAGCAGGATGTCCTCGGTCTAGACCCCACAGCACACATCCGATGGTTCAAG GACTGTAGTCCTGTCGACAAGCATGGAGAGACAATAATTGAAGAAGATGGTCCGAAGAGGCTCCGGTTGGTCAATGCTACTGAGAGCCATGCTGGAGTTTATACCTGCCTGGTAGAGTTCTCTCTGCAGGGGGGAAACTACACCGCTACCCACAGCACTCAGCTCAAAGTCAACAAAG AAAAAGTCCCGTTGAAACCCCAAGTAACCTATCCAAGGAAAGAAACCGTTACGGTTGAACCAG GCTCAAGAGTAGAGCTGGTGTGTTCAGCGTTTCTGGGGGTCGGTGAAGGTACAGAGTCAGAGAGCTTTATGTTCTGGACGGTAGATGGAAGACATACTGACCACATAGAACAGCTCAACgtgacaaagacaacaat CCTTCCTAGGAGTAGTGGGGTCTATGGCCGGTCCACTCTGTCTATCTATGAGGTCCGTCCTGAGTTCCTCAACGTGACCATCAGCTGCATTGCCTTGAACGCCCTGGGTCAGGACGTAGGGTTTCTGTGGCTCCAACCAG CGATGTGCTGCCTCTTTAAAGTGGACCTGGTGCTGGCCTATAGGAGACTGCGCCCCCTAGTGTCCAAAAAGAGAG CACCAGATGGAAAGCTGTATGATGCCTATGTCAGTTATGTCCATGGTGATGGGTTATCCAGGGCAGAGATGTTTGCTCTGCAGGTTCTACCTGAGGTGTTGGAGAGACGATACGGATACACACTTTTTGTCAGTGGCCGGGATGACCTCCCTGgggaag CGATCCATGATGTCACCTCAGAGACAATGCGGAGAAGCAGACGACTCATCATCATCCTGTCAGCCCAGAGTGTATCCCCTCTACACCCCAAAATGGATCCTGAGGACCAGTTACCACTGCACCAGAGCCCGCAGGACAGCCCTAGCTACGACCAGCAGATTGGCCTGTACGACGCTTTGATCCAAAATGGCCTCCGGGTTGTCCTGGTGGAGATAGATGGCAAGGTGGACTACACTTCCCTGCCCAAGTCACTGCACTACATCAGGAGGAAGCAGGGAGCGCTTAGGTGGAGGAGGCCCAGCTCTGGAAAGAGCAGCTCCACTGCGCACCCTAATGGCCATTTCTGGAAGTGTCTGAGATACCACATGCCCTTCAAACCCAAAGGGGATCTGAAACCGCAGCTAACACCTGGGATAAACTGTAGTATAGAACTGTATTAG
- the il-1rl gene encoding interleukin-1 receptor-like protein precursor has translation MLGEFYIRFLSMTLLLHVSHGQEHQGAIEVHHISAGHFFQLKCSDYDDAEDQTTVTWSRGGNQTLNMTSGVEVRGEVLWFLPTHTSHNGHYTCESKYPNGSWEMKFVLSVDPGPCPVPAENRTVSQGMSEVVFCRQQDVLGLDPTAHIRWFKDCSPVDKHGETIIEEDGPKRLRLVNATESHAGVYTCLVEFSLQGGNYTATHSTQLKVNKEKVPLKPQVTYPRKETVTVEPGSRVELVCSAFLGVGEGTESESFMFWTVDGRHTDHIEQLNVTKTTILPRSSGVYGRSTLSIYEVRPEFLNVTISCIALNALGQDVGFLWLQPANHSGFYTCLCLCLAFSMVILGVAMCCLFKVDLVLAYRRLRPLVSKKRAPDGKLYDAYVSYVHGDGLSRAEMFALQVLPEVLERRYGYTLFVSGRDDLPGEAIHDVTSETMRRSRRLIIILSAQSVSPLHPKMDPEDQLPLHQSPQDSPSYDQQIGLYDALIQNGLRVVLVEIDGKVDYTSLPKSLHYIRRKQGALRWRRPSSGKSSSTAHPNGHFWKCLRYHMPFKPKGDLKPQLTPGINCSIELY, from the exons AACACCAGGGGGCCATAGAGGTCCACCACATCAGTGCAGGTCACTTCTTCCAGCTGAAGTGTAGTGATTATGATGACGCTGAGGACCAAACCACTGTGACCTGGAGTAGAGGGGGGAACCAGACCCTTAACATGACCTCTGGGGTGGAGGTCAGAGGGGAGGTTCTGTGGTTTCTACCTACCCACACCTCCCATAACGGACACTACACTTGTGAGAGCAA GTACCCCAATGGATCGTGGGAGATGAAGTTTGTGTTGTCTGTGGACCCTGGGCCCTGTCCTGTCCCAGCTGAGAACAGGACTGTATCCCAGGGGATGAGTGAAGTGGTGTTCTGCAGACAGCAGGATGTCCTCGGTCTAGACCCCACAGCACACATCCGATGGTTCAAG GACTGTAGTCCTGTCGACAAGCATGGAGAGACAATAATTGAAGAAGATGGTCCGAAGAGGCTCCGGTTGGTCAATGCTACTGAGAGCCATGCTGGAGTTTATACCTGCCTGGTAGAGTTCTCTCTGCAGGGGGGAAACTACACCGCTACCCACAGCACTCAGCTCAAAGTCAACAAAG AAAAAGTCCCGTTGAAACCCCAAGTAACCTATCCAAGGAAAGAAACCGTTACGGTTGAACCAG GCTCAAGAGTAGAGCTGGTGTGTTCAGCGTTTCTGGGGGTCGGTGAAGGTACAGAGTCAGAGAGCTTTATGTTCTGGACGGTAGATGGAAGACATACTGACCACATAGAACAGCTCAACgtgacaaagacaacaat CCTTCCTAGGAGTAGTGGGGTCTATGGCCGGTCCACTCTGTCTATCTATGAGGTCCGTCCTGAGTTCCTCAACGTGACCATCAGCTGCATTGCCTTGAACGCCCTGGGTCAGGACGTAGGGTTTCTGTGGCTCCAACCAG CCAATCACAGTGGTTTCTACACATGTCTGTGTCTCTGCCTGGCCTTTTCTATGGTCATTCTTGGAGTAGCGATGTGCTGCCTCTTTAAAGTGGACCTGGTGCTGGCCTATAGGAGACTGCGCCCCCTAGTGTCCAAAAAGAGAG CACCAGATGGAAAGCTGTATGATGCCTATGTCAGTTATGTCCATGGTGATGGGTTATCCAGGGCAGAGATGTTTGCTCTGCAGGTTCTACCTGAGGTGTTGGAGAGACGATACGGATACACACTTTTTGTCAGTGGCCGGGATGACCTCCCTGgggaag CGATCCATGATGTCACCTCAGAGACAATGCGGAGAAGCAGACGACTCATCATCATCCTGTCAGCCCAGAGTGTATCCCCTCTACACCCCAAAATGGATCCTGAGGACCAGTTACCACTGCACCAGAGCCCGCAGGACAGCCCTAGCTACGACCAGCAGATTGGCCTGTACGACGCTTTGATCCAAAATGGCCTCCGGGTTGTCCTGGTGGAGATAGATGGCAAGGTGGACTACACTTCCCTGCCCAAGTCACTGCACTACATCAGGAGGAAGCAGGGAGCGCTTAGGTGGAGGAGGCCCAGCTCTGGAAAGAGCAGCTCCACTGCGCACCCTAATGGCCATTTCTGGAAGTGTCTGAGATACCACATGCCCTTCAAACCCAAAGGGGATCTGAAACCGCAGCTAACACCTGGGATAAACTGTAGTATAGAACTGTATTAG